AGAAATGCCAGTAATTACACGCGcgcttaattttgataaacgccATAAAGTGTTCCGTTAAGTATAAGCTCAAACATTTTTATCACCCCAGGacttctctttttgttgctttggTTTCTCGGGTTAGGTTTGGGGCTTCCGTTCTTGGCTCTTTGAGGACTGGaattaggaggacactttatgacctgCATTGTCCGTATTTCTCGTCggaagtgatggtgaagttaACTGTaagggtggggggggggggaggacACATCGTGACACTTCTATTACGTGGACAAATAGATCAACCTTGATATTCAAGGCTGTGTTATAAAAACACGCAAACTCGTAAATTTCCATTCTTGCTTTTATCGTTTTCAGAACTTGTCCCAGATGGTTTGTTCGCCTTATTGAAAGACTCTGTATTATCGTTTCTACAGCTGTCATCCTCCTTTATTTGAGAATAGTCATCATTTCGGGTGGTTTTTCAGTTTCCTTCTCTGAGTCTGACAATCCAACATCATTTCATCGTGACATTTGGACTCGCTTTAGAACTTATTCATACTTATGCGCCTTGAACGCGAGATTTCTTCTGTGCCCCAACACTCTGTGTTATGATTGGTCAATGGATAGCATACCCCGGATTGAGTCGTGGAGGGACACGCGCAATGCGGAGACTTTAATCTTCACGTTGGTAATGGCGCTGTTGTCCTTTTACGGTGAGCAATTGATACTGTGGAGCTTAACCAACCATGAAGAAGACGGCGACAAGAACGTCTAACATTTGcgtatttcaataataataatcactttatttatgtCTCAAGTGTATTTAGCCGAGCACAGAGGCTCTACTAATTGGGAAgacaggaaatcaaatcaaataaaatgtcggtttttggtgagaggggaaaaccggagtacccggggaaaaacccctcggagcagagtagagaaccaacaaactcaacccacatatgacgtcCGATCCGGGAATCGAACTTAGGCCACATTAGTGGAAGGCCAGTGCTCTTACCACTGCGCCAACACTGCTCCAATAATATAAAAGACAGTCTTGCACGAGcggtatttatttttatacagTCTCGCAGCCGCTCTCATCCAATCAATGAtatgaaatgacctgttttacAGCCAAGTGGACGACGTTAGCATTTCACGACGCATCATCAATTTCTTATTCGCCAGAGCGCTTCGTCGTTGCTCCGACGAGGGGCAAACGCTCGGAACTTCAgtttatgtccagaaatggaCGCgatcacaaaaataataaatatttgttgttttcgctatgattgtttttttcggTACTTTTGTTACATTCATAAAATGCCTTTCCCTTCTCTCTTTCGATTCGATACGGGCAAATATAAAAAATCACTGAATCGAAAGGGAGCAGGAAAAGGGGCTTcacaaatgtaacaaaaataccgaaaataacaattatagcgaaaataacaaatattgGTTATTTTTGTAATTGCGTCCATTTCTGGACGCAATTCGActgttttcaacttgtttgacaccaaaGTTCTGTGTTTCACATTCCCACCGACACGGTACCACAATTTTTTAGGGGCAAAATCTTTGTCTAATAACGAAAGCATCTACTTTTCAGGTTTGATACCTTCGAGGAAGAATATTTCAGCAACTGACGTTCCCGATAGATGTGATGTTAAATCAGCAACGTTTGATTGCAACCAGAATGCGTCTGGGCTCGATTATAACAAACACTGTGACGTAAAAGAGTCGCACTACTCAGATAAGTGCTGGGTAAGTCCATGATTTTTGTGAAAATGTTGCAAGGGCCACCTGGACAAAGCAAAGATGTTGCATCTTTGGCAGACGTAACCAGAAAATATATTACGAAAActaaaacgaaataattttCTGGCCGAACGGCTTCTGCTATGTATATGTTTGTGGTAAGATCCGATGTCAGGTTAAATCCAGTTTTACCTACTCTCTGAAAAGGGGCAGCTAAAAATAGGGGCTTGGGGTTCCCACTTAACTCTATCTTCtatctccccccccccccccacctaCAGCATCTCATGGGACCCACCCACCCCGCCCCTATTGCACAATGTCCATTATCTCGTGCCTTCCTgttatattatatttatttcCATTTATCTATTTACTTTTGTGGGAAACATCTTAAACAAAGGGACcaagaacgctggaaatacaAGTACTCGAAAAGCCAGAGTTATTAAGAATTCAAGAACCTGGACTCGCGACTTCTCTTGTGCTTAGCAATCGACCGTGTGTatccataactcgacggaCACACAGTTACCATGAACCAACTCTTAAGTAATCAGCTCATCGCCCTAACGGGGTGCCTTTAAACATGTCTCGAAGTCTTTCCgtcgtttttttctctttcaggaAGATTTCAGCTCGGTTCAAAGAAAACGTGTGGTGCTTTTGGCGTTAAGCATGTCGGTGATCCCATTTTTACCGGCGTCTAATCTTTTCGTTCCAGTTGGTTTTGTTGTGGCGGAACGCGTTCTCTACGTACCTAGCATGGGAATCTGCATTCTTGTTCCGTTTGGAATTGCAGTCCTATTTGGCCGAACAAAGAGAAAAGTCACGCAGTATTCCTCCTTGGGTGAGGTAGGAATAACACTAGAAAGGGCATTGTCTTCGTGATTAGTTATTGTcattttgtcatcatcatcattataacATTTTGTTCATTCATGATATTTTCTCTTAACAACTAGGATCACAAAAGTCACGACGACACCGAAAAACAGACTTCATTCACATCAACACACCTAGCTTTTGGCGCCAACGCAGCACAAAGACTTATTATCTTCACTCTGCTGTGTAcctttttcttcaaagtatTTCATCGCAATTCTGAGTGGCTGACTAAGGAACGGCTTGCTAGATCTGGACTCAAAATCAACCCAGGAAACGCCAAGATTCACGTTACGCTGGGAAATGTTCTAGCCCTAAAGGTTCGTGGAtcaaattgtaaattttttttggaaattgttCTTTTGCAACAGTGATCAGGGATGTCCCCAATTGCAAGTAATTGGATGCATGCTACTTTCTATAAGCGGCACAAGTTGTCTCCTCAGACTTTGAATCAACTTCAATATCGTTTACAAAAATTTCTGACGAGGAATACAGACAATAATGGTGAAAAATAGTCGTCTTAAGTATACTCCACAAGAAGACCAGATGAATAAGCTAATCCCAACCTAAGAAATAACCCagaccaggagccgatgagcaggagcttgcaactcctatactaagcctatgtcacggcatttttacattttgatctatttttagtacaccttttttttgtgaaaaaaaggcagttccggtccagtaacgcagtgacgtcataagtgtcttgtgattggttatggcactcccacgggagtctcattcaaagtggattcgatttaaaaataaatcggtctatgaaaacgccgtgacagaaatatagtggagttgcatgctcctgctcataggctcctgcccAGACACTTAACGAGACACTTCGTAACGCTAATCATTATTTAGAGTACAGCTAATTACTTGCTTTCCTGGACATAGGTAACAGTGATGGAGGCTTCGTTGGAGTCATACTGAACTGAAATGACATTTTTCCTGCAGGGCCACTTGTCTTGTGAATATCACTACCGTAAAGCCTTGCGATTGAGGCCGCATTACGTCACAGCTTGGGAAAACCTGGGACTTGTTCTTCTTAACAAAGGTGTTGTAAACAATCGTATCAATTAAGATGCTGAAGTCTCCATAAGGTTCAGCAAAGATTCAGGATTGCTCGGCTTGCAAGTTTTGAAATGATTATTTCTTGCTCAATCGAGGTCAGGATTGCAAGTTATTAGATGTAGGCTAGATGTTTCATAAACATGTCCCGCCTAAAGGAGTTTCTGTGTGAGTTATTTCTTAGGTTAGGATTAGGTGACTGTTTGTGTCATCTTGTGGAGTACAATCAGGAGAATACTTCATGACGTTTACTTGTATGTATTCCTCGTCACAAGCTAATCAAAGCTtgaggggacactttgtgacgcttTTTTAAATCACCATGCATTAtgcatttgattggttgcaATCCTTGACATAACTGTTCTTGTTTGCAACAGGCCGAGCCCAGGAAGCAGAGCAGTGCTACTTGAAAGCGCTGTCGCTCAATCCTGTGAGTGCAGATGGGAACATCAATCTGGCGCATTTGTTGAGAGTGACAAGCAGATGGCACGAAGCTGATGTCCAGTATCATAAGGCGCTGACATTAAGACCCAGTCACCCGCAACTCAATTATTTTCACGGTGTTGTGCTGGAAAAACTTGGCAAAATCAAGGTCTTAATTATTCTATTTCAAGTGAAGTCTGGTTTACTTGCATTTGCGTGCTCATGTGAGCGGTTCgcttgtcgattttgttttcccactACAGATCATGTGATGATACCTTAATAGCAGGTTTGAACCGTTGTCGTGTTCATTAACATGACTGCttgcgagcatgaaaatgtccaactttgaaagaaaaaactctCCTGGCTAGCATAACATGAtctattgggaaaacaaaatcgacaagcCAAAAGGGTCTATTGCTGAAATCCAATCAGCAGTTTTCGATGGACAAAGTCTTAAATTAGggattttatttaattttaggaagcagaaaagaaatatttgaaaacgGCAGAATTGACGCCATCAGATGGGATTGCCTTCTTATCGCTTGGTAAAATGTTTGCTATTCCAGTCTTGAAGTCGAAAGTAAAAAATGGAAGCAGTGGAAAGTTGATAAAGAAGGTTTGTGGTTTTATTAGTTTTTAGTGTTCCAAAATTGCAAACATTTAGTCCAGCCCGGGTGGAGGGGCTTAGAAACTTAAGCAATCGATGAattgaggaaataaatgaaagaaaaaaatgtacagaTTGTTTTACTTATGCTAGAATTGTTCTTGATCTTAATGGTTACTTGACCACGCCCATGGAGTGGATTGGTAAGAGGTTAGGGTGGGAAGGGATTTTTTGGACGGGCGTTTAAAGGGGGATTCTTGAGGGCCCTTTTTGAAGGGGCAACGAAGTGgtcacttcaaaatagaacttCGTATTAGGGTAAGTGTTTTACGATAATTCCTTGTTGGTCCCGATGTACGAAATGGGCGAGGTGTCCTTTCACTTGTTGGCACCAATAGTTTTTATGTGAAGGCATGAGCTCATGG
This sequence is a window from Acropora palmata chromosome 9, jaAcrPala1.3, whole genome shotgun sequence. Protein-coding genes within it:
- the LOC141892244 gene encoding protein O-mannosyl-transferase TMTC4-like isoform X1; the encoded protein is MARWSNVNKKAVKETQRNTSSFKSYLLVGLTAICCYLNSLFGEFVYDDYEVIETNADIRPSSPLSNLFTNDYWGMPLQSNDSHKSYRPITVLTFRWNYFIGGLNPFGYHVINVLLHSAVSVLFLRLCTRICLTYIGSGNKALPVLCGLFFALHPIHTEAVSNVVGRADLLCGLFYLLALLSYMNSFSGGSLLKMIPSKYSRFWLALSIFWCILALFSKEQGITVLGICVVFDIVLVCKSSMEHLLRATASPIKYLRTCPRWFVRLIERLCIIVSTAVILLYLRIVIISGGFSVSFSESDNPTSFHRDIWTRFRTYSYLCALNARFLLCPNTLCYDWSMDSIPRIESWRDTRNAETLIFTLVMALLSFYGLIPSRKNISATDVPDRCDVKSATFDCNQNASGLDYNKHCDVKESHYSDKCWEDFSSVQRKRVVLLALSMSVIPFLPASNLFVPVGFVVAERVLYVPSMGICILVPFGIAVLFGRTKRKVTQYSSLGEDHKSHDDTEKQTSFTSTHLAFGANAAQRLIIFTLLCTFFFKVFHRNSEWLTKERLARSGLKINPGNAKIHVTLGNVLALKGHLSCEYHYRKALRLRPHYVTAWENLGLVLLNKGRAQEAEQCYLKALSLNPVSADGNINLAHLLRVTSRWHEADVQYHKALTLRPSHPQLNYFHGVVLEKLGKIKEAEKKYLKTAELTPSDGIAFLSLGKMFAIPVLKSKVKNGSSGKLIKKAEGYLRKGLHLKPSHTEGRLLLVQIYLLKNELDLAEAEVRSLLKYDPNSKEAEFLLARILEAKGLFKEARKYFHQVLRKDHQHIGAKTALQRLNTRFDG
- the LOC141892244 gene encoding protein O-mannosyl-transferase TMTC4-like isoform X2; its protein translation is MPLQSNDSHKSYRPITVLTFRWNYFIGGLNPFGYHVINVLLHSAVSVLFLRLCTRICLTYIGSGNKALPVLCGLFFALHPIHTEAVSNVVGRADLLCGLFYLLALLSYMNSFSGGSLLKMIPSKYSRFWLALSIFWCILALFSKEQGITVLGICVVFDIVLVCKSSMEHLLRATASPIKYLRTCPRWFVRLIERLCIIVSTAVILLYLRIVIISGGFSVSFSESDNPTSFHRDIWTRFRTYSYLCALNARFLLCPNTLCYDWSMDSIPRIESWRDTRNAETLIFTLVMALLSFYGLIPSRKNISATDVPDRCDVKSATFDCNQNASGLDYNKHCDVKESHYSDKCWEDFSSVQRKRVVLLALSMSVIPFLPASNLFVPVGFVVAERVLYVPSMGICILVPFGIAVLFGRTKRKVTQYSSLGEDHKSHDDTEKQTSFTSTHLAFGANAAQRLIIFTLLCTFFFKVFHRNSEWLTKERLARSGLKINPGNAKIHVTLGNVLALKGHLSCEYHYRKALRLRPHYVTAWENLGLVLLNKGRAQEAEQCYLKALSLNPVSADGNINLAHLLRVTSRWHEADVQYHKALTLRPSHPQLNYFHGVVLEKLGKIKEAEKKYLKTAELTPSDGIAFLSLGKMFAIPVLKSKVKNGSSGKLIKKAEGYLRKGLHLKPSHTEGRLLLVQIYLLKNELDLAEAEVRSLLKYDPNSKEAEFLLARILEAKGLFKEARKYFHQVLRKDHQHIGAKTALQRLNTRFDG